A genome region from Variovorax paradoxus includes the following:
- a CDS encoding DUF2065 domain-containing protein, whose protein sequence is MSADTFWSALALVLVIEGILPFVSPGGWRRGFGQLMQLRDGQLRFFGLCSILLGLVLLWVLG, encoded by the coding sequence GTGAGCGCAGACACCTTCTGGAGCGCGCTCGCGCTCGTCCTGGTCATCGAAGGCATCCTGCCTTTCGTCTCTCCCGGAGGGTGGCGGCGCGGCTTCGGGCAGCTCATGCAGCTGCGCGACGGCCAGCTTCGCTTTTTCGGACTTTGCAGCATCCTGCTGGGTTTGGTACTCCTTTGGGTCCTGGGGTAG
- the hflC gene encoding protease modulator HflC: MNRIGFIASSILVLLVLLSSTLFVVDQRQFGVVYALGQIKQVITEPGLNFKLPPPFQNVSYIDKRLLTLSSVDTEPMLTAEKQRVVIDWYVRWRISDPQAYIRNVGLDENAGAMQLNRVVRNAFQENINKRTVRDLISVRREALMADVQREVLSVVKGAKPWGVDVVDVRITRVDYVEAITESVYRRMEAERKRVANELRSTGTAEGEKIRADADRQREVIVANAYRDAQKIKGEGDAQAAAAYAESFGRDPQFAQFYRSLEAYKQSFNKKSDVMVLDPSSDFFRAMQGSGSAGSAPRR; encoded by the coding sequence ATGAACAGAATCGGATTCATCGCCTCGTCGATCCTCGTCCTGCTGGTGCTCCTGAGCTCGACCCTCTTCGTGGTGGACCAGCGCCAGTTCGGCGTGGTCTATGCCCTCGGCCAGATCAAGCAGGTCATCACCGAGCCCGGCCTGAACTTCAAGCTGCCGCCGCCGTTCCAGAACGTGTCGTACATCGACAAGCGCCTGCTGACGCTCTCGAGCGTCGACACCGAGCCCATGCTTACTGCCGAAAAGCAGCGCGTGGTGATCGACTGGTATGTGCGTTGGCGCATCAGCGATCCGCAGGCCTACATCCGCAACGTCGGTCTCGACGAGAACGCGGGTGCGATGCAACTCAATCGCGTGGTGCGCAATGCGTTTCAGGAAAACATCAACAAGCGCACCGTGCGCGACCTGATCTCGGTGCGCCGCGAGGCCCTGATGGCCGACGTGCAACGCGAGGTGCTGTCGGTCGTGAAGGGCGCCAAGCCCTGGGGCGTGGACGTCGTCGACGTCCGCATCACCCGCGTCGACTACGTCGAAGCGATCACCGAGTCCGTATACCGCCGCATGGAGGCCGAGCGCAAGCGCGTGGCCAACGAGCTGCGTTCGACCGGTACCGCCGAAGGCGAGAAGATCCGCGCCGACGCCGACCGCCAGCGCGAGGTAATCGTGGCGAATGCGTATCGCGACGCACAGAAGATCAAGGGCGAGGGCGATGCGCAGGCTGCCGCCGCGTATGCCGAATCGTTCGGCCGCGACCCGCAGTTCGCGCAGTTCTATCGGAGCCTTGAGGCCTACAAGCAGAGCTTCAACAAAAAGAGCGACGTGATGGTGCTCGACCCATCGTCGGACTTCTTCCGCGCCATGCAGGGTTCCGGATCCGCCGGCAGCGCGCCTCGCCGCTGA
- the hflK gene encoding FtsH protease activity modulator HflK — MFNLNDGRWGRGDEPSSNGDRPAGNRPPDANPPGAPTPPPQGSNNNDNRPRGQGPNQGPPDLDELWRDLNRKLGGFFGGKGGGNRPTGGSGGNGYKPDIKNAGFGLGLVAAVAILIWLGTGFFIVNEGQQAVVTQFGRYKTTVGAGFNWRLPYPIQRHEVVVVTQIRSTDVGRDAIVRSTGLRESAMLTEDENIVEIKFAVQYRLSDARAWLYESKSPAETVVQVAETSVREVVGKMKMDAALAEERDQIAPRVRTLMQTILDRYKIGVEVVGINLQQGGVRPPEQVQAAFDDVLKAGQERERTKNDAQAYANNVVPLATGTASRLKEESEAYKARIVAQAQGDAGRFASVLAEYQKAPQVTRDRMYTDAMQQIYASTTKVLVDSKQGSNLLYLPLDKLIQQTGNNAATPVDAASPSVAGTAPAQSSVIPVAPTTGDVRARDGRSRDRDVR; from the coding sequence ATGTTCAACCTGAACGATGGCCGGTGGGGGCGCGGCGACGAGCCGTCCTCCAACGGCGACCGCCCGGCCGGCAACCGGCCTCCCGATGCCAATCCTCCAGGCGCACCGACACCCCCGCCCCAGGGCAGCAACAACAACGACAACCGTCCTCGAGGACAAGGCCCCAACCAGGGGCCGCCCGACCTCGACGAGCTCTGGCGCGACCTCAATCGCAAGCTCGGTGGCTTCTTCGGCGGCAAGGGCGGTGGCAACCGGCCCACCGGTGGAAGTGGCGGCAACGGCTACAAGCCCGACATTAAAAACGCAGGATTCGGCCTCGGCCTCGTTGCTGCCGTGGCGATCCTGATCTGGCTCGGCACCGGCTTCTTCATCGTGAACGAAGGCCAGCAGGCCGTGGTCACCCAGTTCGGCCGCTACAAGACCACCGTGGGCGCGGGCTTCAACTGGCGCCTGCCGTATCCGATCCAGCGCCACGAAGTGGTCGTGGTCACGCAGATCCGTTCCACCGACGTGGGCCGCGATGCCATCGTGCGGTCCACCGGCCTGCGCGAGTCGGCGATGCTGACCGAGGACGAGAACATTGTCGAAATCAAGTTCGCCGTGCAATACCGCCTGAGCGATGCACGTGCCTGGCTCTACGAGAGCAAGTCGCCTGCCGAAACAGTGGTTCAGGTGGCCGAGACCTCCGTGCGTGAGGTCGTGGGCAAGATGAAGATGGATGCCGCGCTCGCTGAAGAGCGCGACCAGATCGCTCCGCGCGTGCGCACGCTGATGCAGACCATCCTCGACCGCTACAAGATCGGCGTGGAAGTCGTGGGCATCAACCTGCAGCAAGGCGGCGTGCGTCCGCCCGAGCAGGTGCAGGCTGCATTCGACGACGTGCTCAAGGCCGGCCAGGAGCGCGAACGCACGAAGAACGATGCGCAGGCTTATGCCAACAACGTGGTGCCGCTCGCGACCGGTACCGCATCGCGACTGAAGGAAGAGTCCGAAGCCTACAAGGCACGCATCGTCGCCCAGGCACAGGGCGATGCCGGCCGCTTTGCATCGGTGCTTGCCGAGTACCAGAAGGCGCCGCAGGTCACCCGCGATCGCATGTACACGGACGCCATGCAACAGATCTACGCCAGCACCACCAAGGTGCTGGTCGACAGCAAGCAGGGTTCCAACCTGCTGTACCTGCCGCTCGACAAGCTGATCCAGCAGACCGGCAACAACGCTGCCACGCCGGTCGACGCCGCAAGCCCGAGCGTTGCCGGCACGGCACCGGCCCAATCGTCGGTGATCCCGGTGGCGCCCACGACCGGCGACGTGCGCGCACGCGACGGCCGTTCGCGCGACCGCGACGTGCGTTGA
- the hflX gene encoding GTPase HflX, with the protein MSESIPRQEGAAVLVGVDFGLPHFDSELEELGLLAQTAGLTPVARLACKRKAPDAALFVGSGKADEIKELAALHRASEVIFDQALSPAQQRNLERQLDVAVYDRTFLILEIFAQRARSHEGKLQVELARLQYLSTRLVRRWSHLERQTGGAGVRGGPGEKQIELDRRMINESIKRTRDRLAKVQKQRGTQRRQRERRETFNISLVGYTNAGKSSLFNALVKARAYAADQLFATLDTTTRNLYLGDARRQVSISDTVGFIRDLPHGLVDAFKATLQEAVDADLLLHVIDASNPHYPEQMAEVQAVLRDIGADTVPQLLVFNKLDALESTQRPLHLQDEMEIDGVQVPRIFLSARSGEGVPMLRAELARQSGSVADTMTPEANAELHEAADGLGTIPPLTRERSE; encoded by the coding sequence TTGTCTGAATCGATCCCCCGCCAGGAAGGCGCCGCCGTTCTCGTCGGCGTGGATTTCGGGCTGCCCCATTTCGACAGCGAACTCGAGGAACTCGGCCTGCTCGCGCAGACTGCAGGACTGACGCCCGTGGCGCGCCTTGCGTGCAAGCGCAAGGCGCCCGATGCGGCATTGTTCGTTGGCAGTGGCAAGGCCGACGAAATCAAGGAGCTGGCTGCCCTGCACAGGGCGAGTGAAGTCATCTTCGACCAGGCCCTGAGCCCCGCGCAGCAGCGTAACCTCGAACGCCAGCTCGACGTTGCAGTCTACGACCGCACTTTCCTCATTCTCGAAATCTTCGCCCAGCGCGCGCGCTCGCACGAGGGCAAGCTGCAGGTGGAGCTCGCTCGCCTGCAATACCTCAGCACACGGCTGGTCCGTCGCTGGTCTCACCTGGAGCGCCAGACCGGTGGTGCGGGTGTGCGCGGCGGCCCGGGCGAAAAGCAGATCGAACTCGACCGCCGCATGATCAACGAGTCGATCAAGCGCACGCGCGACCGCCTCGCCAAGGTGCAAAAGCAGCGGGGCACGCAGCGCCGCCAGCGCGAACGCCGCGAAACCTTCAATATCTCGCTGGTGGGCTACACCAACGCTGGCAAGTCGTCGCTGTTCAACGCACTGGTCAAGGCGCGCGCCTATGCGGCCGACCAGTTGTTCGCAACGCTCGATACCACCACGCGCAACCTCTATCTGGGAGATGCGCGCCGGCAGGTTTCGATCTCGGACACTGTCGGCTTCATCCGCGACCTGCCTCACGGGCTGGTCGACGCCTTCAAGGCCACGCTGCAGGAGGCGGTGGATGCCGACCTGCTGCTGCATGTGATCGATGCATCCAACCCTCATTACCCCGAGCAGATGGCCGAGGTGCAGGCGGTGCTGCGCGACATCGGCGCGGACACCGTGCCCCAGTTGCTGGTGTTCAACAAGCTCGACGCCCTTGAAAGCACGCAGCGCCCGCTGCATCTGCAGGACGAGATGGAAATCGACGGTGTGCAGGTGCCCCGCATCTTCCTCAGTGCCCGAAGTGGCGAAGGGGTCCCGATGCTGCGCGCCGAGCTCGCCCGGCAGTCGGGCTCCGTAGCCGATACGATGACCCCTGAGGCAAACGCTGAATTGCACGAAGCCGCCGACGGATTGGGCACAATCCCGCCACTGACAAGAGAACGAAGCGAATGA
- the hfq gene encoding RNA chaperone Hfq, producing MSNKGQLLQDPFLNTLRREHVPVSIYLVNGIKLQGQIESFDQYVVLLRNTVTQMVYKHAISTIVPGRAVNFSATENEDTAA from the coding sequence GTGAGCAATAAAGGGCAACTTCTACAAGACCCGTTTCTGAACACCTTGCGTCGCGAGCATGTTCCGGTCTCCATTTACTTGGTGAACGGTATCAAGCTGCAAGGTCAGATCGAGTCCTTCGACCAATACGTCGTGTTGCTTCGCAACACCGTGACGCAGATGGTCTACAAGCACGCCATTTCCACCATCGTGCCGGGTCGCGCCGTCAACTTCTCGGCTACCGAGAACGAAGACACCGCTGCCTGA
- the der gene encoding ribosome biogenesis GTPase Der — protein MKPVVALVGRPNVGKSTLFNRLTQTRDAIVADFAGLTRDRHYGNGRLGKHEFIVIDTGGFEPDAGSGIYKEMAKQTRQAVAEADVVIFVVDAREGLSAQDHDIANELRRLGKPCVLVANKAEGMHDGTKLVDFYELGFGEVHGVSAAHGQGMRGLVELALSTLNLPEEPEDDADEDDVNKPIKLAVAGRPNVGKSTLINTWLGEERLVAFDMPGTTRDAISVPFERNGQRFELIDTAGLRRKGKVFEAIEKFSVVKTLQAIESANVVLLLIDATQGVTDQDAHIAGYILESGRAVVIAINKWDAVDSYQREQIQRQIETRLPFLKFAALHFISAIKRQGLGPVWQAIAQAHKSATRKMSTPVLTRLLLEAVQFQAPKRGGMYRPKLRYAHQGGMNPPVIVIHGNSLEHVTDAYKRFLEGRFRKEFDLVGTPLRIEFKSSHNPFADKDD, from the coding sequence ATGAAGCCGGTCGTGGCCCTGGTCGGGCGGCCCAACGTCGGCAAGTCGACCCTCTTCAACCGCCTGACCCAGACGCGCGACGCCATCGTCGCGGACTTCGCCGGACTCACCCGCGATCGCCATTACGGCAATGGCCGCCTGGGCAAGCACGAATTCATCGTCATCGACACCGGCGGTTTCGAGCCCGACGCGGGTAGCGGGATCTACAAGGAGATGGCGAAGCAGACCCGCCAGGCCGTGGCCGAGGCCGACGTCGTGATCTTCGTTGTCGACGCGCGCGAAGGCTTGTCGGCGCAGGACCATGACATCGCCAACGAGCTGCGTCGTCTTGGCAAGCCGTGCGTGCTGGTGGCCAACAAGGCCGAAGGCATGCACGACGGGACCAAGCTCGTGGACTTCTACGAGCTCGGCTTCGGCGAGGTGCACGGCGTGTCCGCGGCGCACGGACAGGGCATGCGTGGCCTCGTCGAACTGGCGCTGTCGACGCTCAATCTTCCCGAAGAACCGGAAGACGACGCCGACGAAGACGACGTCAACAAGCCGATCAAGCTGGCCGTGGCCGGGCGCCCGAACGTGGGCAAATCGACGCTGATCAACACGTGGCTGGGCGAGGAGCGGCTCGTGGCCTTCGACATGCCCGGCACCACGCGCGATGCCATCTCCGTGCCCTTCGAGCGCAATGGCCAGCGCTTCGAGCTGATCGACACGGCCGGCCTGCGCCGCAAGGGCAAGGTGTTCGAGGCGATCGAGAAGTTCTCGGTGGTCAAGACGCTGCAGGCCATCGAGTCGGCCAACGTCGTGCTGCTGCTGATCGATGCCACGCAGGGCGTGACGGACCAGGATGCGCACATCGCAGGCTACATCCTCGAGAGTGGCCGCGCCGTGGTGATCGCCATCAACAAGTGGGACGCCGTCGACAGCTATCAGCGCGAACAGATCCAGCGGCAGATCGAGACGAGACTGCCGTTCCTGAAATTCGCGGCGCTGCATTTCATCTCTGCCATCAAGCGCCAGGGCCTGGGACCCGTTTGGCAGGCGATTGCGCAGGCTCACAAGTCGGCCACGCGCAAGATGTCGACGCCGGTGCTCACGCGGTTGCTGCTGGAAGCGGTGCAGTTCCAGGCGCCAAAGCGCGGCGGCATGTACCGTCCCAAGCTGCGTTACGCGCACCAGGGGGGCATGAACCCGCCGGTGATCGTGATCCACGGCAATTCGCTCGAGCATGTGACCGACGCTTACAAGCGGTTCCTCGAGGGGCGCTTCCGCAAGGAGTTCGACCTTGTGGGTACCCCCTTGCGCATCGAGTTCAAGAGTTCCCACAATCCGTTTGCGGACAAGGACGACTGA
- the bamB gene encoding outer membrane protein assembly factor BamB, whose product MNFKRFMPESTALRAGTALVLVAFLAACSGTSKPKPAELPANPALLGVRQAWTVRIPEVKFPLTTDVSGDTVTVAGSDGTVVAIDARAGRETWRASAGAPLAAGVGSDGTMAAVVTTNNELVAIENGKVLWKQKLSAQAFTAPLVAGRRVFVQTADRSLSAWDGQSGRRLWLQQRTGENLVLRKSGVLLAVGDTLVTGIGGRLVGINPGNGTSRWESPIAAPRGTNDVERLVDLTGSVSRFGDTICARAYYASVGCVETVRGSLVWSKPASGADGITGDERFIYGSESDGSVVAWRRADGERAWQMTRFKNRNLTAPLVVGRSLIIGEDTGTLHFVSREDGALLNRVAPDGSAITVAPVLAGNTVVVVTAKGGVFGYRPE is encoded by the coding sequence TGGTGGCGTTCCTCGCCGCCTGCTCGGGCACCAGCAAGCCGAAGCCGGCCGAACTGCCGGCCAACCCGGCGCTGCTGGGCGTGCGCCAAGCCTGGACCGTTCGCATTCCCGAGGTCAAGTTCCCACTCACCACCGACGTCAGCGGCGACACCGTCACCGTTGCCGGCAGCGACGGCACGGTGGTCGCCATCGATGCGCGTGCGGGCCGCGAGACCTGGCGTGCCAGCGCTGGCGCTCCGCTCGCCGCGGGCGTGGGCAGCGACGGCACCATGGCCGCAGTCGTCACCACCAACAACGAGCTGGTTGCAATCGAGAACGGCAAGGTCCTTTGGAAGCAGAAGCTCTCTGCGCAGGCCTTCACGGCACCCTTGGTGGCGGGCCGCCGCGTGTTCGTGCAGACCGCCGACCGCAGCCTGAGCGCCTGGGACGGCCAGAGCGGCCGCCGCCTCTGGCTCCAACAGCGCACCGGTGAAAACCTCGTGCTGCGCAAGTCGGGTGTGCTGCTTGCCGTGGGCGATACGCTGGTGACCGGCATCGGCGGCCGGCTGGTCGGCATCAATCCAGGCAATGGCACTTCGCGTTGGGAATCGCCCATCGCAGCGCCGCGCGGCACCAACGACGTGGAACGCCTGGTCGACCTGACCGGCAGCGTGAGCCGCTTCGGCGACACGATCTGCGCGCGGGCCTATTACGCCAGCGTGGGCTGCGTCGAAACCGTGCGCGGCTCGCTCGTCTGGAGCAAGCCGGCTTCGGGCGCGGACGGCATCACCGGCGACGAACGCTTCATCTATGGTTCCGAGTCCGACGGCAGCGTCGTGGCCTGGCGTCGCGCCGACGGCGAACGCGCCTGGCAGATGACCCGCTTCAAGAATCGCAACCTGACCGCACCTTTGGTGGTGGGCCGCTCGCTGATCATCGGCGAAGACACCGGCACGCTGCACTTCGTGTCGCGCGAGGACGGTGCGCTGCTCAATCGTGTCGCACCCGATGGCTCGGCCATCACCGTCGCGCCAGTGCTGGCCGGCAACACGGTCGTTGTCGTGACGGCCAAGGGTGGCGTGTTTGGCTATCGCCCTGAATAA